A window from Lepus europaeus isolate LE1 chromosome 20, mLepTim1.pri, whole genome shotgun sequence encodes these proteins:
- the PRR15 gene encoding proline-rich protein 15 produces the protein MADSGGTGSSGPWWKSLTNSRKKSKEAAEAQPPAPPAVGEPAPPSPDWTGGARENQHPNVLGGAGEPHKLDKSGDKSGGSRRNLKVSRSGRFKEKRKVRATLLPDGGVGSTEETELAGDPPGGAQ, from the coding sequence ATGGCTGACAGCGGCGGCACGGGCAGCTCGGGCCCCTGGTGGAAGTCGCTAACCAACAgcaggaagaaaagcaaagaagccGCAGAGGCGcagccgcccgccccgcccgcggtTGGGGAGCCCGCGCCGCCCAGCCCAGACTGGACGGGCGGCGCGCgcgagaaccagcacccaaacgtCCTCGGGGGCGCCGGCGAGCCCCACAAGCTGGACAAGAGTGGGGACAAATCGGGCGGCAGCCGCCGCAACCTGAAGGTCTCGCGCTCGGGCCGCTTCAAGGAGAAGAGGAAAGTGCGCGCCACGCTGCTCCCGGATGGCGGCGTGGGGTCCACGGAGGAGACGGAGCTGGCCGGCGACCCTCCGGGGGGCGCGCAGTAA